One window of Leishmania infantum JPCM5 genome chromosome 8 genomic DNA carries:
- a CDS encoding cathepsin L-like protease: MATSRAALCAVAVVCVVLAAACAPARAIYVGTPAAALFEEFKRTYRRAYGTLAEEQQRLANFERNLELMREHQARNPHARFGITKFFDLSEAEFAARYLNGAAYFAAAKQHAGQHYRKARADLSAVPDAVDWREKGAVTPVKDQGACGSCWAFSAVGNIESQWARAGHGLVSLSEQQLVSCDDKDNGCNGGLMLQAFEWLLRHMYGIVFTEKSYPYTSGNGDVAECLNSSKLVPGAQIDGYVMIPSNETVMAAWLAENGPIAIAVDASSFMSYQSGVLLVGYNKTGGVPYWVIKNSWGEDWGEKGYVRVAMGLNACLLSEYPVSAHVPQSLTPGSTASGNSCEACWTVMLHRILSVPKPNGWLLGRRPSARWREDGARGGQ; the protein is encoded by the coding sequence atgGCGACGTCGAGGGCCGCTCTCTGCGCTGTTGCGgtcgtgtgcgtggtgcTTGCGGCTGcctgcgcgcctgcgcgcgcgatATACGTGGGcacgccggctgctgcgctgttCGAGGAGTTCAAGCGGACGTACCGGCGCGCGTACGGGACGCTggccgaggagcagcagcggctggcgaACTTCGAGCGCAACCTGGAGCTGATGCGCGAGCATCAGGCGAGGAACCCACACGCGAGGTTCGGGATCACGAAGTTCTTCGACCTGTCGGAGGCGGAGTTCGCCGCGCGCTACCTGAACGGCGCCGCGTACTTcgcagcggcgaagcagcacgCCGGCCAGCACTACCGCAAGGCGCGCGCGGACCTGTCGGCGGTGCCTGATGCGGTGGACTGGCGCGAGAAGGGCGCCGTGACGCCGGTGAAGGATCAGGGCGCGTGCGGGTCGTGCTGGGCGTTCTCGGCGGTCGGCAACATCGAGTCGCAGTGGGCCCGTGCCGGCCACGGCTTGGTGAGCCTgtcggagcagcagctggtgaGCTGCGATGACAAAGACAATGGCTGCAACGGCGGGCTGATGCTGCAGGCGTTCGagtggctgctgcgacacATGTACGGGATCGTGTTCACGGAGAAGAGCTACCCCTACACGTCCGGCAACGGTGATGTGGCCGAGTGCTTGAACAGCAGTAAACTCGTTCCCGGCGCGCAAATCGACGGCTACGTGATGATCCCGAGCAACGAAACGGTTATGGCTGCGTGGCTTGCGGAGAATGGCCCCATCGCGATTGCGGTCGACGCCAGCTCCTTCATGTCTTACCagagcggcgtgctgctcgtCGGGTACAACAAGACCGGTGGGGTTCCGTACTGGGTGATCAAGAACTCGTGGGGTGAGGACTGGGGCGAGAAGGGCTACGTGCGCGTGGCCATGGGGCTGAACGCGTGCCTGCTCAGTGAATACCCCGTGTCCGCGCATGTGCCGCAGAGTCTCACCCCTGGCTCGACGGCGAGCGGGAATTCTTGTGAGGCATGCTGGACAGTGATGCTGCACCGCATCCTGAGCGTTCCAAAACCGAATGGCTGGTTATTGGGAAGACGGCCGAGTGCACGGTGGAGAGAAGACGGGGCGCGGGGTGGGCAGTGA
- a CDS encoding cathepsin L-like protease gives MATSRAALCAVAVVCVVLAAACAPARAIYVGTPAAALFEEFKRTYRRAYGTLAEEQQRLANFERNLELMREHQARNPHARFGITKFFDLSEAEFAARYLNGAAYFAAAKQHAGQHYRKARADLSAVPDAVDWREKGAVTPVKNQGACGSCWAFSAVGNIESQWARAGHGLVSLSEQQLVSCDDKDNGCNGGLMLQAFEWLLRHMYGIVFTEKSYPYTSGNGDVAECLNSSKLVPGAQIDGYVMIPSNETVMAAWLAENGPIAIAVDASSFMSYQSGVLTSCAGDALNHGVLLVGYNKTGGVPYWVIKNSWGEDWGEKGYVRVVMGLNACLLSEYPVSAHVPRSLTPGPGTESEERAPKRVTVEQMMCTDMYCREGCKKSLLTANVCYKNGGGGSSMTKCGPQKVLMCSYSNPHCFGPGLCLETPDGKCAPYFLGSIMNTCQYT, from the coding sequence atgGCGACGTCGAGGGCCGCTCTCTGCGCTGTTGCGgtcgtgtgcgtggtgcTTGCGGCTGcctgcgcgcctgcgcgcgcgatATACGTGGGcacgccggctgctgcgctgttCGAGGAGTTCAAGCGGACGTACCGGCGCGCGTACGGGACGCTggccgaggagcagcagcggctggcgaACTTCGAGCGCAACCTGGAGCTGATGCGCGAGCATCAGGCGAGGAACCCACACGCGAGGTTCGGGATCACGAAGTTCTTCGACCTGTCGGAGGCGGAGTTCGCCGCGCGCTACCTGAACGGCGCCGCGTACTTcgcagcggcgaagcagcacgCCGGCCAGCACTACCGCAAGGCGCGCGCGGACCTGTCGGCGGTGCCTGATGCGGTGGACTGGCGCGAGAAGGGCGCCGTGACGCCGGTGAAGAATCAAGGCGCGTGCGGGTCGTGCTGGGCGTTCTCGGCGGTCGGCAACATCGAGTCGCAGTGGGCCCGTGCCGGCCACGGCTTGGTGAGCCTgtcggagcagcagctggtgaGCTGCGATGACAAAGACAATGGCTGCAACGGCGGGCTGATGCTGCAGGCGTTCGagtggctgctgcgacacATGTACGGGATCGTGTTCACGGAGAAGAGCTACCCCTACACGTCCGGCAACGGTGATGTGGCCGAGTGCTTGAACAGCAGTAAACTCGTTCCCGGCGCGCAAATCGACGGCTACGTGATGATCCCGAGCAACGAAACGGTTATGGCTGCGTGGCTTGCGGAGAATGGCCCCATCGCGATTGCGGTCGACGCCAGCTCCTTCATGTCTTACCAGAGCGGCGTGCTGACCAGCTGCGCTGGCGATGCACTGAACcacggcgtgctgctcgtCGGGTACAACAAGACCGGTGGGGTTCCGTACTGGGTGATCAAGAACTCGTGGGGTGAGGACTGGGGCGAGAAGGGCTACGTGCGCGTGGTCATGGGGCTGAACGCGTGCCTGCTCAGTGAATACCCCGTGTCCGCGCATGTGCCGCGGAGTCTCACCCCTGGCCCGGGCACGGAgagcgaggagcgcgccCCTAAACGGGTGACGGTGGAGCAGATGATGTGCACCGATATGTACTGCAGGGAGGGGTGCAAGAAGAGTCTTCTCACCGCGAACGTGTGCTACAAGAACGGGGGAGGCGGCTCCTCTATGACGAAGTGCGGTCCGCAGAAGGTGCTGATGTGCTCGTACTCGAACCCTCATTGCTTTGGTCCTGGGCTGTGCCTCGAGACTCCTGATGGCAAGTGCGCGCCGTACTTCTTGGGCTCGATCATGAACACCTGCCAGTACACGTAG
- a CDS encoding putative histone deacetylase — MPVVHAFRASQSGLDAGAMKRSSDSHSPPFFFLSSACLAYRTSPMPSPRFARPELNGIITVRRFQRPQLETEAPIRKGDLKEPLEAVAGRVGLRARCSTSAPSADLCLVDDHELVLMGKLVDKGVYYITGGVCIDAEGSDTSSQSPTAALVSSTACGAAPQPPDITVGWCFDARMLLHRSDMNRSPETPHRLQRAIETLQGCERALDVLPVELLAPFTVHKDSSSGSDLGRAVPPISAANRSQWIPARLATYDEVCSFQDPQVYEHFLKSGAALVNLKSDVYCNDETSSVAVRLSAGAVIDASVAALRGVAASRSGTASSAAGRVHPLVSFCLVRPPGHHCTASQPSGFCLVNNVAIAVQQLRIRHASALPSGPPRIAILDLDVHFGEGTASFVEGACDPASLLYLSLHRYDKRQFYPFDGRGDTAYVGGSRHAASKGSICNVAVHTNGQQPARCEQVISDHLMNSVLEEIFLPRLAEFGPDLVMVSLGFDAAYGDPLGKMAVEGGFASVLSRLKWWCLHDGRTAGLVVVLEGGYNPEAVAQGVLSVALALSLPRTDPLLQRFLEEKSPKVWSDLRQRQERRHREWQQLREERAEEDVGAAPSGLGSELKPAASDEPEQVQEDALLLDRHKRWCAALVAKVQQIHREAMTRER, encoded by the coding sequence ATGCCTGTTGTGCATGCCTTCCGCGCGTCGCAAAGCGGTCTAGACGCCGGGGCAATGAAAAGGTCTTCTGACTCGCATTCaccaccttttttttttctctcttctgcgtGCTTAGCATACCGGACTTCACCCATGCCGTCACCACGTTTTGCGCGTCCCGAGCTGAATGGCATCATAACTGTGCGACGCTTCCAGCGTCCTCAGCTTGAAACCGAAGCGCCGATTAGAAAAGGTGACCTGAAAGAGCCGTTGGAAGCTGTAGCTGGTCGAGTGGGCTTGCGAGCACGATGCTCCACGAGCGCACCGTCCGCCGACTTGTGTCTTGTCGACGATCACGAGCTTGTGCTCATGGGAAAGCTAGTGGACAAAGGAGTGTACTATATCACAGGGGGCGTTTGTATTGATGCAGAGGGCAGCGATACATCATCACAAAGCCCCACAGCGGCTCTTGTGAGCAGCACGGCATGTGGGGCGGCACCTCAGCCTCCCGACATCACCGTGGGGTGGTGTTTCGACGCGCGCATGCTGCTACATCGCTCTGACATGAACCGCTCCCCCGAGACACCACACCGTCTGCAACGTGCAATCGAGACACTTCAGGGCTGCGAGCGCGCGCTCGACGTTCTGCCTGTCGAGCTGCTGGCTCCCTTTACGGTGCACAAGGATAGCAGCTCAGGCTCGGACTTGGGCCGAGCTGTGCCACCGATCAGCGCAGCCAACCGCTCGCAATGGATACCTGCACGACTCGCCACCTATGACGAGGTTTGCTCCTTCCAAGATCCGCAAGTCTACGAACATTTTTTGAAGAGTGGGGCGGCTCTGGTGAACTTGAAAAGCGACGTTTACTGCAACGACGAGACAAGCAGCGTAGCCGTCCGACTCTCGGCAGGCGCCGTGATCGACGCTagcgtcgccgcgcttcGCGGTGTGGCGGCTTCCCGctccggcaccgcctccagcgctgccgggCGTGTGCACCCCCTCGTGTCATTTTGTCTTGTGCGGCCGCCGGGGCATCATTGCACGGCTTCACAGCCGAGCGGATTTTGCCTGGTCAACAATGTCGCCATCGCAGTTCAGCAACTGCGCATTCGGCACGCATCAGCGTTGCCCTCTGGCCCTCCGCGCATCGCAATTCTCGATCTGGACGTCCACTTCGGCGAGGGAACCGCTTCTTTTGTTGAGGGTGCCTGCGACCCCGCCTCGCTACTGTATCTTTCGCTCCACCGCTACGATAAAAGGCAGTTCTATCCATTTgacggccgcggcgacaCGGCTTACGTGGGAGGGAGCCGACACGCCGCCTCCAAAGGCAGCATCTGTAATGTGGCCGTGCACACCAACGGGCAACAGCCGGCACGATGTGAGCAGGTCATCTCCGACCACCTAATGAACTCTGTTTTGGAGGAAATTTTCTTGCCCCGGCTGGCTGAGTTTGGGCCCGACCTGGTCATGGTGTCATTGGGGTTCGATGCTGCCTATGGCGATCCATTGGGAAAGATGGCCGTCGAGGGTGGATTTGCCTCGGTCCTGTCGCGGCTGAAGTGGTGGTGCCTGCATGACGGACGGACAGCGGGGCTGGTCGTTGTTCTGGAGGGCGGCTACAACCCGGAGGCAGTTGCGCAAGGGGTGCTTTCGGTCGCTCTTGCCTTGAGCCTTCCTCGCACCGACCCCTTGCTGCAGCGATTTCTTGAGGAAAAGTCACCGAAGGTCTGGTCAGACCTGCGGCAACGGCAAGAGCGGCGTCATCGCgagtggcagcagctgcgagaGGAGCGGGCAGAGGAGGATGTCGGAGCCGCACCCAGCGGCCTGGGCTCTGAATTGAAGCCGGCTGCATCGGATGAACCAGAGCAGGTGCAAGAAGACGCGTTGCTCCTGGATCGTCACaagcgctggtgcgccgcacTGGTAGCCAAGGTTCAGCAAATACACCGGGAAGCCATGACACGTGAGCGCTAG